CTATGAAAGAATAATGCTGCTATGCCCACTTTCTTCTCACTACAAAGCTTCCTGATCAAGGTGTTAACCGTGCGCATCCAAAGTTTTTTCTCTAGTCTTTCCAACATAACCATGGCAATGGCAGAATCACCTTTTTTGCAATACTCGTAAGCAAGTGTTAACCGAGTTACTTCACATGGAAAGAGCCCTTTATCCATCATAGTCTCATATAACTGGCATGCCTCCTCCAACCTAGACTCTCTGCAAAGTCCATTGATCAATGTTCCGTATGTGATGCTATCTGGTACACAACTGTGGTCACTCATCTTGTTGAAAAACTTGAGCCCCAAGCTTAAGTTTCCGGCACGGCAGTACCCACTTATCATGGATGTGTAAGTTTCCTTGGTTGGAACCAATCCAAGCCTTAAAGCTTCCTCAAAAAGGTTCTCACTctctttcatttcctttttcttgcAGAATGCTGCAATCAATGTGTTATATGAATGCATATCAGGCAGGAGGCCAACTTTAATCATCTTACCAAAAAAGGCCATAGCTAGCTCAGTATTAGCTTGCTTGCACTGTTCAGTAATGAGAATGGTATACGTAACTCTATCAGCTTGCAATCCATGCAGAAGGCCATTTATAAGCAGTTCATAGGCTTCTTGAACCCTTCCCCTTTTACAGAGACCACAAATAATtgcattatatgtatatatattcggaGTAAAACCTTCTTTATCCATTACACGCATCAATTCATATGCTCGGTCAAAACTTCCCATTTTGCAATGGCCATTAATAAGAGTGGTATATGTGTTGGTGTTAGGAACCAAACCTTGCTCTTTCATTCTGCTCAATAACATCTCTGCCCGATTCAACTTCTCCTCACTGCAATAACCACTGATCATAGAAGTATATGTATGGACATTTGGCTTGTATTTATCACTCCTAACAAGCTTAAGGAACAACCTAAAAGCCTTCTCAGTCCATCCTTTCTTGCAAAG
The sequence above is drawn from the Gossypium hirsutum isolate 1008001.06 chromosome A05, Gossypium_hirsutum_v2.1, whole genome shotgun sequence genome and encodes:
- the LOC121228859 gene encoding pentatricopeptide repeat-containing protein At4g19890, translated to MVFEMQNHGLKLNAETFNCILGVGLEMGLLDYLEKVFDEMSERGVCGVFGVFCSYKLMVVGYCRMGRVSEVDKWLKEMLERGFIVDNATCTLVISLFCDKGFANRALWYFDKIVKMGFKPNLINYSCLINGLCEKGSIKQAFGKLEEMVREGWKPNVYVHTALIDGLCKKGWTEKAFRLFLKLVRSDKYKPNVHTYTSMISGYCSEEKLNRAEMLLSRMKEQGLVPNTNTYTTLINGHCKMGSFDRAYELMRVMDKEGFTPNIYTYNAIICGLCKRGRVQEAYELLINGLLHGLQADRVTYTILITEQCKQANTELAMAFFGKMIKVGLLPDMHSYNTLIAAFCKKKEMKESENLFEEALRLGLVPTKETYTSMISGYCRAGNLSLGLKFFNKMSDHSCVPDSITYGTLINGLCRESRLEEACQLYETMMDKGLFPCEVTRLTLAYEYCKKGDSAIAMVMLERLEKKLWMRTHSLLHVMRLTSLLLSLT